Proteins from a single region of Chlamydia buteonis:
- a CDS encoding DUF2608 domain-containing protein, which translates to MQKYWLFFFFLFPTLSDCTETTRYVEVKSIHEIAGDILYDDKDFWLIFDLDDTLLEGAQALTQTLWLQKTIEGFQQLGLSESEAWETVYPYWEGFLEKGSVKTIENAMQILITKVQEKQKTLFVYTERKHSSKAITLQQLKSLGLSLESTAPVITHELPKSILFSSGVLFGEELHKGPGLQIFLDTIAARPEKIIYVDNSKENVVRVGELCKLKKISYLGITYSAKKFLPPIYHPEISKIQYTYTQKLLSNEAAALLLRHQMIE; encoded by the coding sequence ATGCAAAAGTACTGGCTATTTTTCTTCTTTCTTTTTCCTACGCTTAGTGACTGTACAGAAACCACGCGTTATGTAGAGGTAAAATCTATTCACGAGATTGCAGGTGATATCCTGTATGATGATAAGGATTTTTGGTTAATATTCGATCTTGATGACACGTTACTAGAAGGAGCTCAGGCCCTAACACAGACATTGTGGCTCCAGAAAACAATAGAAGGATTTCAACAACTCGGCCTCTCTGAAAGTGAAGCCTGGGAAACTGTCTACCCTTATTGGGAAGGGTTTCTAGAAAAAGGATCTGTAAAAACCATAGAAAATGCCATGCAGATCCTCATCACAAAAGTCCAGGAAAAACAGAAAACACTATTTGTTTATACAGAGCGTAAACATTCTTCAAAAGCTATTACTCTACAACAGCTAAAAAGCTTGGGTCTATCTTTAGAAAGTACAGCCCCCGTTATAACTCATGAACTTCCAAAAAGTATCCTTTTTTCTTCTGGGGTATTATTTGGAGAAGAACTCCATAAAGGACCAGGACTCCAAATCTTCTTAGATACTATCGCAGCCCGTCCTGAAAAAATTATCTATGTGGATAATTCCAAAGAAAACGTGGTACGTGTTGGTGAGTTATGTAAATTAAAAAAAATTTCTTATCTTGGAATTACTTACTCAGCTAAAAAATTCTTGCCACCAATATATCATCCTGAAATCTCTAAGATCCAATACACATACACACAAAAACTTCTCAGCAACGAGGCTGCTGCTTTATTACTAAGGCACCAAATGATAGAATAA
- a CDS encoding carbohydrate porin: MASFRSSLLTALCAYGMMIMPAYAIDPNHPKLHHHKYSERLKKRHTEDSNVSSSSILESSETLSQEPRRNILTPIRNVLEDRPCDEGLSISKLFNSIEKETNSQISVDFTILPQWFYPKKGALTAIDEKQPTWQFYMSPSVSWQLYNSPTAGIGSIDFSYTLIRYWRNNAQNANNATGLAGGINDYSTRANTLSQLTFSQTFPGNILTISFGQYSLYSIDGTLYDNDQQSGFLSYALSQNASATYSLGSVGAYLQFTPTPSINIQVGFQDAYDVLGSSFDLYNLTRNRYNFYGYFSWAPQSTLGSGQYSALIYSTRKVPEQPTQTTGWSLNFGQHLSEKLYVFGRWNGATGTAMNLNRSYVLGLASANPINRNPQDLLGAACSMSKVNPKVVTEKKIRKYETVIETFATIGFGPHISLTPDLQIYIHPARRPDKRSAKVYGVRANFST; this comes from the coding sequence ATGGCGTCTTTTCGTTCCTCTCTATTAACCGCTCTATGTGCCTACGGCATGATGATAATGCCTGCCTATGCTATTGATCCGAATCACCCTAAGCTTCACCATCACAAATACTCTGAAAGATTGAAAAAAAGGCACACGGAAGATTCCAATGTTTCCTCTTCCTCGATACTAGAATCCTCTGAAACCTTAAGCCAAGAACCTCGTCGTAACATACTTACCCCAATACGTAACGTATTAGAAGATCGCCCTTGCGACGAGGGATTGTCGATCTCCAAATTGTTCAACTCAATAGAAAAAGAGACCAACTCTCAAATTTCTGTGGATTTTACCATTCTTCCTCAATGGTTTTATCCTAAAAAAGGTGCTCTAACGGCAATTGATGAAAAGCAGCCGACTTGGCAATTTTACATGAGTCCTAGCGTTTCTTGGCAACTCTATAACAGCCCTACTGCAGGTATAGGGAGTATCGATTTCTCCTACACCTTAATACGTTACTGGAGGAACAACGCACAAAATGCTAACAACGCTACAGGACTTGCGGGTGGAATTAATGATTATAGTACCCGAGCTAATACGTTATCTCAGCTAACGTTTTCTCAGACATTCCCGGGGAATATTCTTACAATTTCATTTGGACAATACAGCCTATACTCTATAGATGGGACGTTGTACGATAACGATCAACAATCAGGATTCCTAAGTTACGCGTTATCACAAAATGCTAGTGCTACGTATTCATTAGGAAGTGTTGGCGCCTATCTACAATTTACACCTACCCCCTCTATAAATATTCAAGTTGGTTTCCAAGATGCTTACGATGTTTTAGGCTCTTCTTTCGACCTTTATAACCTTACAAGAAATCGCTATAACTTCTATGGATATTTCTCTTGGGCACCTCAAAGTACTTTAGGTAGTGGGCAATATTCTGCATTAATCTATTCTACAAGAAAGGTGCCAGAACAACCTACGCAAACAACAGGATGGTCGCTAAACTTCGGACAGCACTTAAGCGAGAAACTTTACGTATTTGGAAGATGGAATGGTGCCACGGGAACAGCGATGAACCTCAACCGTTCTTATGTTCTTGGATTAGCATCAGCAAATCCAATAAATCGCAATCCTCAAGATCTTTTAGGGGCTGCGTGCTCCATGAGCAAAGTCAACCCTAAAGTAGTTACAGAAAAGAAAATTCGCAAATACGAAACTGTAATAGAAACATTCGCAACCATAGGATTTGGACCTCACATATCGCTAACTCCAGATCTACAAATCTATATTCATCCTGCACGGAGACCTGATAAACGTTCTGCTAAAGTTTACGGCGTCCGAGCTAATTTCTCTACCTAA
- a CDS encoding pyruvoyl-dependent arginine decarboxylase, translating to MPYGTRYPTLAFHTGGVGESDDGMPPQPFETFCYDSALLQAKIENFNIVPYTSVLPKELFGNILPVDQCVKFFKHGAVLEVIMAGRGASTAEGTHAIATGIGICWGQDKNGELIGGWAAEYVEFFPTWINDEIAESHAKMWLKKSLQHELDLRSVVKHSEFQYFHNYINIKQKYGFSLTALGFLNFENADPATIK from the coding sequence ATGCCTTACGGAACGCGCTACCCCACATTGGCTTTCCATACCGGAGGAGTCGGTGAATCCGATGATGGAATGCCTCCTCAACCTTTTGAAACTTTCTGTTATGACTCAGCTCTATTACAAGCGAAAATAGAGAATTTTAATATCGTCCCTTACACATCAGTGCTACCTAAAGAACTCTTTGGAAATATTCTTCCTGTAGATCAATGTGTAAAATTCTTCAAACATGGTGCTGTTTTAGAAGTCATTATGGCTGGACGCGGAGCTTCCACAGCAGAAGGCACTCATGCAATTGCTACTGGTATAGGTATTTGCTGGGGGCAAGACAAAAATGGCGAGCTTATCGGTGGATGGGCAGCAGAATACGTAGAGTTTTTCCCTACATGGATTAACGACGAAATCGCAGAATCTCATGCTAAAATGTGGTTGAAGAAATCCCTTCAACATGAACTGGATCTTCGTTCAGTTGTAAAACATAGTGAATTTCAATATTTCCATAACTACATTAACATTAAGCAAAAATATGGTTTCTCATTAACCGCATTAGGGTTTCTCAACTTTGAAAATGCCGATCCGGCAACAATTAAGTAA
- a CDS encoding amino acid permease, which produces MISNGSKSGKNLGAIALAGMVISSMIGGGIFSLPQNMAASAGVGAIILAWILTGVGMFFIANTFKILSLVRPDLTTGIYMYSREGFGPYIGFTIGWGYWLCQIFGNVGYAVMTMDALNYFFPPYFQGGNTIPAIIGGSILIWVFNFIVLKGIRQASFINVIGTVCKLVPLIVFIIITAFLFKLAIFKTDFWGDTVTKTQPLLGSVTSQLKSTMLVTLWAFIGIEGAVVMSARAKSPSAVGKATILGFTGCLTVYILLSILPFGSLFQHQLAGIANPSTAGVLGILVGKWGEVLMNVGLLVAILSSWLSWTIIVAEIPYSAAKNGTFPEIFTIENAEHSPKVSLYITSALMQIAMLLVYFSTDAWNTMLSITGVMVLPAYFASAAFLVKFSKDKKYPNKGPIKACTAKTTGLLGAVYAIWLIYAGGLKYLLMAIILLALGIPFYIDAGKKGKNAKTFFAKKEVTEIVLIAFLALLAIFLFSTEKIRL; this is translated from the coding sequence ATGATTTCTAATGGGAGTAAATCCGGGAAAAATCTCGGAGCCATAGCTTTAGCAGGTATGGTAATTAGCTCCATGATTGGGGGAGGAATTTTCAGCCTTCCCCAAAATATGGCAGCATCTGCAGGAGTAGGAGCAATTATCTTAGCATGGATCCTAACAGGCGTAGGCATGTTTTTCATTGCCAATACTTTTAAAATTCTCTCATTAGTACGCCCTGACTTAACGACAGGGATCTATATGTACAGCCGAGAAGGATTTGGCCCCTACATAGGGTTTACTATTGGTTGGGGATATTGGTTATGCCAGATCTTTGGTAATGTCGGTTATGCCGTGATGACCATGGATGCATTAAACTATTTCTTCCCACCCTACTTTCAAGGAGGAAATACTATACCCGCAATTATAGGAGGCTCCATACTCATATGGGTTTTCAATTTCATCGTCTTGAAAGGAATCCGTCAGGCATCGTTCATTAACGTAATCGGAACAGTATGCAAACTTGTTCCTCTTATTGTATTCATTATCATTACAGCCTTTCTTTTCAAACTTGCTATTTTCAAAACAGATTTTTGGGGGGATACGGTTACAAAAACACAACCGTTATTAGGATCTGTGACTAGTCAGCTAAAAAGCACAATGTTAGTTACCTTATGGGCTTTCATAGGAATCGAAGGAGCTGTAGTTATGTCCGCACGTGCAAAAAGTCCTAGTGCTGTTGGAAAAGCTACGATTTTAGGTTTTACTGGTTGTCTCACTGTTTACATACTTTTATCTATCTTACCTTTTGGCTCCTTATTTCAACATCAACTCGCAGGTATTGCCAACCCTTCAACCGCGGGAGTATTAGGTATTCTCGTAGGAAAATGGGGCGAAGTTTTAATGAATGTAGGTCTACTTGTTGCCATACTCTCTAGTTGGTTATCCTGGACTATAATCGTTGCTGAAATCCCCTATTCTGCAGCAAAAAATGGTACATTCCCAGAGATTTTCACTATCGAAAATGCTGAGCACTCTCCTAAAGTCTCGTTATATATCACTAGCGCTCTTATGCAAATCGCTATGCTTCTGGTATACTTTTCAACCGACGCATGGAATACGATGTTGAGCATTACAGGAGTAATGGTTTTACCTGCCTATTTCGCAAGTGCTGCTTTTCTTGTGAAGTTTAGTAAAGACAAAAAATACCCAAATAAGGGGCCAATCAAAGCCTGTACTGCAAAAACTACAGGACTCCTTGGTGCTGTTTATGCTATTTGGCTCATCTATGCAGGAGGGCTAAAATATCTACTCATGGCTATCATTCTCTTGGCTTTAGGTATTCCCTTTTACATCGATGCTGGGAAAAAAGGCAAAAATGCAAAAACTTTTTTTGCAAAAAAAGAGGTTACAGAAATTGTATTAATTGCTTTTTTAGCATTACTAGCTATATTCCTCTTTTCAACGGAGAAAATCCGTTTATAA
- a CDS encoding FAD-dependent oxidoreductase, translating to MRIAVLGAGYAGLSVTWHLLLHSQGTATIDLFDPVPLGHGASGLSSGLLHGFTGKKAIKPPLADLGITSTHSLITEASKALHTPIVLSRGIIRPAVDDEQAEIFMKRVEEFPNELEWWEKARCEMTVPGIVSNLGALFIKNGVTINNNAYINGLWDACANLGTQFYDELIENISDIEEFYEHIIVTPGANAHFLPELQKLPLSNVKGQLVEISWPKDLAMPQFSINGHKYMVANTENNTCILGSTFEHNQPEIVPDENVAYNEIMPPVLSLFPALKDATILNYYAGMRSSSSTRLPLISRIKENLWFLGGLGSKGLLYHGLTGDMLAQAVLKQSTAYIAKEFLFTL from the coding sequence ATGCGTATAGCAGTTTTAGGAGCAGGGTATGCCGGGCTTTCTGTAACTTGGCATTTACTACTGCATTCTCAGGGAACAGCAACTATTGATCTTTTTGATCCTGTTCCTCTAGGTCATGGGGCTTCGGGATTGTCTTCAGGTCTTCTTCACGGATTTACTGGGAAGAAAGCCATTAAACCACCCCTAGCCGATTTAGGAATTACCTCTACTCATAGCTTAATCACAGAAGCTAGCAAAGCATTACATACCCCTATTGTTCTTTCCCGTGGGATCATCCGCCCAGCAGTAGATGATGAACAGGCGGAGATTTTTATGAAGCGTGTCGAGGAATTTCCTAATGAACTCGAGTGGTGGGAGAAAGCACGTTGTGAGATGACTGTCCCTGGTATTGTTTCTAATCTCGGAGCTTTGTTCATAAAGAACGGTGTAACCATAAATAATAACGCTTATATTAATGGTCTTTGGGATGCTTGCGCTAATCTTGGCACCCAGTTTTACGATGAGCTTATAGAAAACATCTCTGATATTGAAGAGTTTTATGAGCATATTATCGTTACACCAGGAGCTAATGCCCATTTCCTTCCCGAATTACAAAAACTTCCCTTATCCAATGTAAAAGGCCAGCTTGTAGAAATTTCCTGGCCTAAGGATCTGGCTATGCCACAATTCAGCATCAATGGCCATAAGTATATGGTAGCAAACACAGAAAACAATACCTGTATTTTAGGATCTACTTTCGAACATAATCAACCCGAAATTGTTCCTGATGAAAATGTTGCCTATAACGAAATCATGCCCCCTGTTCTCTCCCTATTTCCAGCTCTTAAAGATGCTACTATCCTAAATTATTATGCGGGCATGCGTTCATCAAGCTCTACACGTTTACCATTGATTAGCAGGATAAAAGAAAACCTTTGGTTCCTAGGAGGTCTAGGATCCAAAGGTCTACTTTATCATGGCCTTACCGGAGACATGCTAGCTCAAGCTGTTTTAAAACAATCTACAGCTTATATAGCTAAAGAGTTCCTATTTACTCTTTAA
- a CDS encoding malate dehydrogenase: protein MKLTRTVSVAVTGGTGQIAYSFLFALAHGDVFGSDCGIDLRVYDLPGLERVLSGVRMELDDGAYPLLQSLRVTTSLEDAFDGIDAAFLIGAAPRGPGMERSDLLKRNGEIFSLQGSVLNTSAKRDAKIFVVGNPVNTNCWIAMSQAPRLNRRNFHSMLRLDQNRMHTMLAHRAEVPLDEVSHVVIWGNHSAKQVPDFTQALISGKPAVEVISDRDWLENIMLPSIQNRGSAVIEARGKSSAGSAARALAEAARSIFLPKDGEWFSTGVCSDYNPYGIPEDLIFGFPCRMLPSGDYEIVPGLLWDTFIKNKIQISLDEISQEKANVSLL from the coding sequence ATGAAACTAACGCGTACGGTTAGCGTTGCTGTTACAGGGGGGACAGGGCAAATTGCTTATAGTTTTTTATTTGCTCTAGCTCACGGTGATGTTTTTGGTAGTGATTGTGGGATAGATTTACGTGTATATGACCTCCCTGGGTTAGAGAGAGTGCTTTCAGGTGTTCGTATGGAACTTGATGACGGTGCTTATCCTCTTTTGCAGTCTTTGCGTGTTACAACTTCCCTAGAAGATGCGTTTGATGGTATTGACGCTGCTTTTCTTATAGGAGCGGCACCGCGAGGTCCTGGTATGGAACGATCAGATCTTTTAAAGCGTAATGGAGAGATCTTTTCTCTTCAGGGATCTGTTTTAAATACTTCTGCAAAGCGTGACGCAAAAATTTTTGTGGTTGGTAATCCTGTAAATACTAATTGTTGGATTGCTATGAGCCAAGCTCCAAGATTGAATAGACGGAATTTCCATTCCATGTTGCGGTTAGATCAGAACCGTATGCATACAATGTTGGCACATCGTGCGGAAGTGCCTTTGGATGAAGTTTCCCACGTTGTCATTTGGGGCAATCATTCTGCAAAACAAGTTCCCGATTTTACTCAGGCGTTAATCTCAGGAAAACCTGCTGTAGAGGTTATTAGTGACCGCGATTGGCTTGAGAATATTATGTTACCCTCTATTCAAAATCGAGGAAGTGCCGTTATAGAAGCTCGCGGGAAATCCTCAGCAGGATCTGCTGCTCGTGCTTTAGCAGAGGCGGCACGCTCTATTTTTCTCCCTAAAGATGGAGAGTGGTTTTCTACTGGAGTATGCTCTGACTATAATCCCTATGGTATTCCTGAAGATTTAATTTTCGGTTTTCCGTGTCGTATGCTGCCATCTGGGGATTATGAGATTGTTCCTGGATTGCTTTGGGATACCTTTATAAAAAATAAGATTCAAATTTCCTTGGATGAAATTTCTCAGGAAAAAGCCAATGTATCTTTGTTATAG
- the ltuA gene encoding protein LtuA (LtuA (late transcription unit A protein) is found exclusively in the genus Chlamydia.) has product MFFIRVRSLGFLDIHGVLSTRKGEQVMKSRSGVWVGARGAIFYRIAS; this is encoded by the coding sequence ATGTTTTTTATTCGTGTGCGTTCATTAGGTTTTTTAGATATTCACGGTGTTTTATCTACGCGTAAGGGAGAACAGGTGATGAAATCTCGTTCAGGGGTTTGGGTAGGCGCGCGAGGAGCAATTTTCTATCGTATAGCTTCCTGA